GGAACCCACGCGACACTCTTCCCCGAGCATGTGCTCAAGGACAGGGACATCGATTACGTGGTCCGGGGGGAAGGGGAGACACCCTTTTTCGAATTCGTCCGCGTCCTGTCTTCCGGGAATAGGTGTGGGCTGTCTTCCGTTCCGGGACTTTCCTTTTACCGCGACGGTACCTTCCACACGGGGGGCATCCACGTCGAGGAGGACATCGACCTCATGCCGGCACGCGATCTCCTTCCCGCCGAGAGGTACCGTATCGGCAAAAGGCCGTATACCTTCTTTCTTACGTCAAGAGGGTGCCCTTTTCAGTGCTCCTTTTGCGGCAAGCCTCCCGTCCCCTACCGCCGGCGGACGATAGTGGCCATAGAAAATGAGCTTGCGGAGATAGAGAGGCTGGGGATCACCGCCATAGACTTCGAGGACGACATGCTCAACCTCGACATCCCCTTCTTCCACGACATCCTCGACCTCCTGAAGGACAGGGGCGTCACCCTCTCCGCCATGAATGGCCTTTACGGCCATACCCTCGATATTGAAACGCTCGAGAAGATGCGTGAAGCGGGCTTTGCCCGCCTCAATTTCTCACTCGTCGATGCCTCCCCCGCCGTCCATGCATCCCAGCGAAGGAGGTATCCAGCCAACCTGCTAAGCCTTTTCGACTGGCTGGAGGCTTCCGACTTTCTCGTAGAGACACACTTCATCATCGGCCTGCCGGGTCAGAGGCCTCAGGAGATCATAGACACCATGGTATTTCTCATGGGGAAAAGGATGCTCCCCGGCCCGAGCATCTATTATCTCGCCCCGGGCAGTCCGCTCTTTGACGAGATATGCGGCGGCGACGCGGCGGCTTATTTCCCCGCTGCCCGCTCGAGCGTCATGTTCGAGACGAACCCGCTCTTTCCGCGGGAAACGACGTTCACCTTCATGAAGCTCCTGCGGTTCATGAACGTTGTCAAGGCCCTCATCGACGTAAGCCCCGGCGCCTCGACCCTGAAGGACCTTACCGGTGCGGACCGCCTGCAAAAGAATCCACGCGACCTTCATATATTCAATTCGCTCCTTAAAGAAAAGCGGTTCCTCTGGTTCGATACCCGGGGCAATGACTATGTCGAAGAGCCGCAGGATCCGGGTATAGTCAGCGCTTTTTTCAAGGCAATGGAGGGAAGGACCATAAAGGGGTTCCGGACAGCCAATTCGGTCAGGGCCTGAGGAAGGGGCCGAAAGGCGGGAATGTGGCGTGCATGGCGGAGCGCACGAAACGTCTGTATATATACGTGGA
This window of the Syntrophorhabdaceae bacterium genome carries:
- a CDS encoding radical SAM protein; amino-acid sequence: GTHATLFPEHVLKDRDIDYVVRGEGETPFFEFVRVLSSGNRCGLSSVPGLSFYRDGTFHTGGIHVEEDIDLMPARDLLPAERYRIGKRPYTFFLTSRGCPFQCSFCGKPPVPYRRRTIVAIENELAEIERLGITAIDFEDDMLNLDIPFFHDILDLLKDRGVTLSAMNGLYGHTLDIETLEKMREAGFARLNFSLVDASPAVHASQRRRYPANLLSLFDWLEASDFLVETHFIIGLPGQRPQEIIDTMVFLMGKRMLPGPSIYYLAPGSPLFDEICGGDAAAYFPAARSSVMFETNPLFPRETTFTFMKLLRFMNVVKALIDVSPGASTLKDLTGADRLQKNPRDLHIFNSLLKEKRFLWFDTRGNDYVEEPQDPGIVSAFFKAMEGRTIKGFRTANSVRA